TGCTCAGTGGGCTCAAGCTGCCCGGCTGTTCGGTGAGGCTGTGCAGGCGGATCCTCGCGATGCGCTGGCGCTGTACTATCGTGGCTTGGCACAAGGGCACGAGGGGCTTTTTGCGGCAGCGATCCAGGATATCGACCAGTCACTGAAACTGAATCCAACGCTTCCGCACGCGGCCTTGGACCTCGGCATTGCCTACTTCAACGCCAGACAGTACGCGCCTGCGAGAATCTGGATCGAGCGAGCCTATGAGCAAGGGACAGAACGCTTTACGGCGGCATACTTCTTGGGGTTGACGCTGTATCGTTTAGGCGAGGATGCGGCGGCTCAGACATACCTGAAAGAAGCCGAGGCCGACCCGGATCTGCGGCCGTCGGCGCACTACTATGCGGGCCTGGCGCTGCTGCGGCAAGGCAAGCCGGAGGCGGCGCGCGGCGAGCTGGCTGAGACCGCGCGGGAACAGCCGCAGTCCGAGATGGGCAAGGCGGCTCAGGCGTATGCGGGCGGCGCGGCGGTGCGCCAACCACCGGCGGGACTGGCACAGAAGCACAGGAAGCCGTGGTCGTTATATGCGGCGCTTGATTTTCAATATGACAGTAATGTGGTGATTGCGCCGTCGGACTCAGAGGTGAAGACGGAGGAGGGCATCAGCCGCCAGGCCGACGGCCGCGGGGTGATTGCCGCCGGGGGGAGTTACGTTCTGCTCGACGGTGATGCGGGATCTGTACGGGCGCAGTATGACTTGTACCAGAGCGTGCATTTCCGCCTCACCCAGTTTGATCTGCAGGGGCACCGCGTGCGCGTCGATGCGGCTTCCAAGCCGGCTGCGCTGCGCTACGGTCTGGCGTGCACGTACGACTTCTATGCCCTCGACTACCAGTCGTTTTTTCATGAGGGGTTGGCCACGCCTTGGGTCGCACTGGCGGAAAGCCCCGCCGCCGCGACCCAGGTATACTACACGCTTCGCGGTCGTGAATTCTTCCGCAAGCCATTCAGTTCGGAGCGTGACGGCATCGACAACGCTGCCGGTCTACGGCAGTATCTGAACCTGGGGAGTGCGGAGCGGATCTTGAGCTTCGGCTATCAGTTCGATTCCGATGACACGACCGGGAACGATTTCAAATACGACGCGCACCAAGTGGACGTCGGCGTTACTGTTCCGATTCTCGATCTGGCCAGTGCCCAACTCGGCTATCTCTTTCGCCTCGAAGACTATCAGTCGCCAAACAGTCGTGCCGGGTTGCAAGGGTTCCAATTCCGCCGCCATGATAACGAGCATCAGTTCGCTGTGGCGCTGTCACATGATCTCACGCCCGAGGTGGCGCTCACGCTGGCATACGTGGGTGTCCTCAATAACTCCAATATCCGTAGCTTCGAGTATGATCGCCATATTGTATCGGGTGGCGTGCGGGTGACATTTTGAGGCGCGCCGGATGAACCACGAGGTGATGAACAGACTCTTGGGCGTGCTAGCCATCGCCCTCGGTCTGGCCGTCAGCG
This genomic window from Candidatus Binatia bacterium contains:
- a CDS encoding tetratricopeptide repeat protein; this translates as AQWAQAARLFGEAVQADPRDALALYYRGLAQGHEGLFAAAIQDIDQSLKLNPTLPHAALDLGIAYFNARQYAPARIWIERAYEQGTERFTAAYFLGLTLYRLGEDAAAQTYLKEAEADPDLRPSAHYYAGLALLRQGKPEAARGELAETAREQPQSEMGKAAQAYAGGAAVRQPPAGLAQKHRKPWSLYAALDFQYDSNVVIAPSDSEVKTEEGISRQADGRGVIAAGGSYVLLDGDAGSVRAQYDLYQSVHFRLTQFDLQGHRVRVDAASKPAALRYGLACTYDFYALDYQSFFHEGLATPWVALAESPAAATQVYYTLRGREFFRKPFSSERDGIDNAAGLRQYLNLGSAERILSFGYQFDSDDTTGNDFKYDAHQVDVGVTVPILDLASAQLGYLFRLEDYQSPNSRAGLQGFQFRRHDNEHQFAVALSHDLTPEVALTLAYVGVLNNSNIRSFEYDRHIVSGGVRVTF